A stretch of the Aggregicoccus sp. 17bor-14 genome encodes the following:
- a CDS encoding YciI family protein — translation MRYLLSIYENEKRMETMPSGEGRQMMSAYRDFTESIKKSGNYTAGEALQPTATATTVRIRDGKRLVTDGPFAETKEQLGGFYLIEAQNLDEAVAIASRIPGALTGCIEIRPVVVFAPPQS, via the coding sequence ATGCGCTACCTGCTGAGCATCTACGAGAACGAGAAGAGGATGGAGACGATGCCGTCCGGCGAGGGCCGGCAGATGATGTCCGCGTACCGGGACTTCACCGAGTCCATCAAGAAGAGCGGCAACTACACGGCGGGCGAGGCCCTGCAGCCCACCGCCACGGCCACCACCGTGCGCATCCGCGACGGCAAGCGCTTGGTCACGGACGGCCCCTTCGCCGAGACGAAGGAGCAGCTGGGCGGCTTCTACCTCATCGAGGCGCAGAACCTCGACGAGGCGGTGGCCATCGCCTCGCGCATCCCGGGCGCCCTCACCGGCTGCATCGAGATCCGCCCCGTGGTCGTGTTCGCCCCGCCCCAGAGCTGA
- a CDS encoding RNA polymerase sigma factor has protein sequence MTSIAHTLERVHHEDYGRLVATLIRVLGGDFAAAEEVVQEAFADALAQWPASGVPREPRAWLVRAARNRAVDRVRRGVRLGARVDALEQVARIEQALAAPPQGTGSGDWEGPADDTLRLLFTCCHPALSEEAQVALALRTLCGLTTEEVAHAFLVPVATLAQRLVRAQRKIRDAAIPYAVPESEALHERTGGVLHTLYLVFSEGYAASAGPELLRVDLCAEALRLARLARTLLPRDPEVASLLALMLLHHARARARVAGDGGLVLLDHQDRALWDRALMAEGAAQLEAALALGGHGPYTVQASIAALHAQAQRPEDTDWPQIAALYAHLCTLAPGPVVQLNHAAAVAMAEGPARGLALVDDLESSGPLRDYHLLWAARADLLRRLGRREEAARAYTRALGLVRTEPERRFLEQRLEELRPALR, from the coding sequence ATGACCTCCATCGCCCACACGCTCGAGCGCGTGCACCACGAGGACTACGGGCGCCTCGTGGCCACGCTCATCCGCGTGCTGGGCGGTGACTTCGCCGCCGCGGAGGAGGTGGTGCAGGAGGCCTTCGCGGACGCGCTCGCGCAGTGGCCGGCGAGCGGCGTGCCCCGCGAGCCGCGCGCCTGGCTCGTGCGCGCCGCGCGCAACCGGGCGGTGGACCGGGTGCGCCGCGGCGTGCGGCTGGGCGCGCGGGTGGACGCGCTCGAGCAGGTGGCGCGCATCGAGCAGGCGCTCGCCGCGCCGCCGCAGGGCACGGGCTCGGGTGACTGGGAGGGCCCCGCGGACGACACGCTGCGGCTGCTCTTCACCTGCTGCCACCCGGCACTCTCGGAGGAGGCCCAGGTGGCGCTCGCGCTGCGCACGCTGTGCGGCCTCACCACGGAGGAGGTGGCGCACGCCTTCCTGGTGCCGGTGGCGACCCTGGCCCAGCGCCTGGTGCGCGCGCAGCGAAAGATCCGCGACGCGGCCATCCCCTACGCGGTGCCCGAGTCCGAGGCGCTGCACGAGCGCACCGGCGGCGTGCTGCACACGCTCTACCTCGTCTTCTCCGAGGGCTACGCGGCGAGCGCGGGCCCCGAGCTGCTGCGCGTGGACCTGTGCGCCGAGGCCCTGCGCCTGGCCCGGCTCGCGCGCACGCTGCTGCCACGCGACCCCGAGGTGGCGTCGCTCCTCGCCCTGATGCTGCTGCACCACGCGCGCGCCCGCGCCCGGGTGGCCGGGGACGGCGGGCTGGTGCTGCTGGACCACCAGGACCGAGCGCTGTGGGACCGCGCGCTGATGGCCGAGGGCGCGGCGCAGCTGGAGGCCGCGCTCGCGCTGGGCGGCCACGGGCCCTACACCGTGCAGGCCTCCATCGCCGCGCTGCACGCCCAGGCGCAGCGCCCCGAGGACACCGACTGGCCGCAGATCGCCGCCCTCTACGCGCACCTGTGCACGCTCGCGCCCGGCCCCGTGGTGCAGCTCAACCACGCGGCCGCCGTGGCCATGGCCGAGGGACCCGCGCGCGGGCTCGCGCTCGTGGACGACCTGGAGTCCTCCGGCCCGCTGCGCGACTACCACCTGCTGTGGGCCGCGCGCGCGGACCTGCTGCGGCGGCTGGGGCGCCGCGAGGAGGCCGCGCGCGCGTACACCCGGGCGCTGGGGCTCGTGCGCACGGAGCCCGAGCGGCGCTTCCTCGAGCAGCGGCTCGAGGAGCTGCGACCAGCGCTGCGCTGA
- a CDS encoding Dyp-type peroxidase, with protein sequence MSTPPYQPGILEPHAPVGRTVTLRIAPGADVVAALKRLRDEFPPELGVVGIGLPTVLALGRSIPGLRVFPALAGPSISIPSTQQALWFMLRGKDRGIVFDASRQLRKLLGAALLTVDVMDTFVYHGGRDLTRFEDGTENPKDEAAVEAALAQGGEGLRGSSFVAVQRWVHELPRFEAMSERERNDVIGRDVDTNEELEDAPDTAHVKRTAQESFEPPAFMVRRSMPWASADREGLEFIAYVAGLDGFEQMLGRMVGAEDGRPDGLFRFSFPVTGGYYWCPPLAGGRLDLRALGL encoded by the coding sequence ATGTCCACTCCTCCCTACCAGCCCGGCATCCTCGAGCCTCACGCCCCCGTGGGCCGCACCGTCACCCTCCGCATCGCTCCCGGCGCCGACGTGGTCGCCGCCCTGAAGCGCCTGCGCGACGAGTTCCCGCCCGAGCTGGGCGTGGTGGGCATCGGCCTGCCCACGGTGCTCGCGCTGGGCCGGAGCATCCCGGGCCTGCGCGTGTTCCCGGCGCTGGCGGGTCCGTCCATCAGCATCCCCTCCACGCAGCAGGCGCTCTGGTTCATGCTGCGCGGCAAGGACCGCGGCATCGTGTTCGACGCCTCGCGCCAGCTGCGCAAGCTGCTGGGCGCGGCCCTCCTCACCGTGGACGTGATGGACACCTTCGTCTACCACGGCGGGCGGGACCTCACGCGCTTCGAGGACGGCACCGAGAACCCCAAGGACGAGGCCGCGGTGGAGGCGGCGCTCGCGCAGGGGGGAGAGGGCCTGCGCGGCTCCTCCTTCGTGGCGGTGCAGCGCTGGGTGCACGAGCTCCCGCGCTTCGAGGCGATGAGCGAGCGCGAGCGCAACGACGTCATCGGCCGCGACGTGGACACCAACGAGGAGCTGGAGGACGCGCCCGACACGGCGCACGTGAAGCGCACGGCGCAGGAGAGCTTCGAGCCCCCGGCCTTCATGGTGCGCCGCTCCATGCCGTGGGCGAGCGCGGACCGCGAGGGCCTGGAGTTCATCGCCTACGTGGCGGGCCTGGACGGCTTCGAGCAGATGCTGGGCCGCATGGTGGGCGCGGAGGACGGGCGCCCCGACGGCCTCTTCCGCTTCTCCTTCCCCGTCACCGGCGGCTACTACTGGTGCCCGCCCCTCGCGGGCGGGCGATTGGACCTGCGCGCCCTGGGGCTCTAG
- a CDS encoding SRPBCC family protein has translation MLKKILLVVAAALVAFVGFVFTRPDTYEVSRSALVAAPAEVAYAQVADFHHWKAWSPWEKLDPAMKTTHSGTPGAVGSSYAWTGNKDVGSGKMTLLEARPGERVRIQLEFIEPFAAVSDTTFRFQPEGAGTRVQWSMVGQSGFVTKAMGVFMNMDAMIGKDFEKGLAQLDAASRAEAARLATAPKP, from the coding sequence ATGCTCAAGAAGATCCTGCTCGTCGTGGCCGCTGCGCTCGTCGCCTTCGTCGGCTTCGTCTTCACCCGCCCGGACACCTACGAGGTCTCCCGCTCGGCGCTCGTCGCCGCGCCCGCCGAGGTCGCGTACGCGCAGGTGGCGGACTTCCACCACTGGAAGGCCTGGTCGCCGTGGGAGAAGCTGGACCCGGCGATGAAGACCACCCACAGCGGCACGCCCGGTGCGGTGGGCTCGAGCTACGCGTGGACCGGCAACAAGGACGTGGGCAGCGGGAAGATGACGCTGCTCGAGGCCAGGCCCGGCGAGCGCGTGCGCATCCAGCTCGAGTTCATCGAGCCCTTCGCCGCCGTGAGCGACACCACCTTCCGCTTCCAGCCCGAGGGCGCGGGCACGCGCGTGCAGTGGTCGATGGTGGGCCAGAGCGGCTTCGTCACCAAGGCGATGGGCGTGTTCATGAACATGGACGCGATGATCGGGAAGGACTTCGAGAAGGGGCTCGCGCAGCTGGACGCGGCCTCGCGCGCCGAGGCCGCGCGGCTCGCCACCGCTCCGAAGCCCTGA